A window of Macrotis lagotis isolate mMagLag1 chromosome 1, bilby.v1.9.chrom.fasta, whole genome shotgun sequence genomic DNA:
GAGCCCGGGCTTGGCCCACCTGGTCCCAGAGAAGGGGGCACAGTACGGTGCCCCTGGACCACCCACCTACCTGCAAATGGACGTAGTCGTAGTCTTCCATCCAGCCACCCTCGCTGTTCTCATATTGCCCATCTGGGGAGTCCTGGGACGTGAACTTAGGAGGGGAGGGCAGTGGCCTTGACTGGATGCTGCTGGCCTTGTCCAAGGGGGTGCCGCCGCCAGGGGGCGGAGCGGGCTGGGAGTAGAGGCTGGGGGGCACCAGCTGTCCCCCTGCCTCAGGGCCGGCCCCACTGTTGGGCGGTTTTGTCCTTTTAAAGAGCAGCGAGGCGTTGCCGTGCAAGAAAGAAGCCAGTTGCTTGGTGTCATCAGGGATGCCACGGGAGCATGTGACAAAGCGGTCCAGGTTGTCTGGTGCCCCCGGGGGCTGTCCCCCCACCAGGAGGGCGCTCAGAGCCCACTGGCAGCCGTCCAGGGCCTGGCCATGGGCCAGCAGCGTCTGATACACGTCTTCCATCTTCTGGAGCTGCTTGCTGAGTTTGGCATGCAGGGCACGGTCCGTTGAGTGGGTAGCATTGCCCACCGCTCCCCGGGCAAACTCCAACAGTTCCCGGACTGCGCCCTTCACCTCCCCAACAGCATCCCGCAGGCGTGGGATCTGGGGCTCCAGCAGATCGGGTTCCCGCCAGCCGCTGCCGCTGACGAAGGACATGAGGTGGGCCACAGAGGCACTGACACCGTGCTGCAGCCTGGCCAGCATCTCCATGGCTGTGTCCAGGTCCATGGGCAGCGGCTCCCTGCCCGCCGCTGGCTCCTTCACGGGTACCACGTCCAGGGAGGAAGAAGACAGGTTGCTACGGGTACTGCCTGTGCTCGAGGCTGACAGACGCTTGCCATCGGCCCGGGGCTCCCGGTCAGCTTGCGGTGGCACATCGTACACGCTCTCCCCATCAGCCTCCAGAGAAGCTGCCCTGCTGCCGGCCGGGGCCAGGTCCCGAGGAACGTCATACACGGACCCTGGGGGGGCAGGGCCCAGCTTGCGCAGACTAGGAGGCACATCATAGATCTCCTGGGCTGGCGCCGGGGCGGGTGCCCCCTTGCCGGCGGGTGGGGGGACATCGTAGACGTCATCGGCCGGGTATGGGTCTGTGGCGGGGATGGGTGAGGGTGCCAGGATCAGGGGGTGCCGGGCAGGGTCGAAGGGCTTGGGTTTCAAGAAGGCGGGGGGCACGTCATAGGTCTCCTCCCTCAAGGGTCCGTCAGGCACATCCTTGCTCACGGATGGGGGAATATCATAGacctggaagagaaggggagagagctAGTCAGGGTCCTGCCCATTCAGGAAATCCAAGGCCATGAGTACATCTGGACTGCAGACCCCGCCAGGCCAAAGGCTATGGTCTGTGAAAACAGAACTTCCCGGACAGACCTCTTCACCGACATGCCTTGTGCATGGTGCCTGGGGAGGGCACGGGTAGTAGGTGTGCAAGGGCTCGCCCCCCTCAGCCTCTCTGGCAATCCCTCCCCTCTCTACCCAAAGAAGGGGGTTTGTGCCCATGTAAGACAGGGCTGTGGGGAGGGGATGATGCAAAGGGCACCCTGGCTCACTCACCATGTGGTGGTTTGGAGGCTGCAGGCTTTTCTCCACACTGGGGGGCACGTCGTAGATGTCCAGAGAGGGGTCGCGGCTGGTGGGGCCCTTGACAGCCATGGGGGGCGTGTCATACACCTGTCAGGAGAAAGACCCCAGTTGAGGCGGTCCCTTTGTCCCATTTCACCCCACAGCCCCAGTCACTTTGATGGTGGGGAAGAGCCGGAAAGCTTTGGGTTTCCTGCAGCAGCGTGCAGGTAATGGGGGGACCCCAGGGGAGAGACGCCCCCCCTCACCTCCTGACTGTACTGGCTGGGCAGCAGACCCCTGGTCGGGGGGACATCGTAGATTTCCTGGGTCCCTGAAGACAAGAGGTGCCTTGGGATGTCATACTCATCCTGCTCCAGCTTGGGCGATTCGTAGACGTAGGCCTGCCCGACCCGCGTGGGCACCACCACCTGAGCCGAGAGATACAGAGAAGCCAGCCATCAGTGCAGGGAGGGGAGGCCCAAAGGGGCACCAGCAAAGAAGCCAAATTCAACTGGAATtggggaaatatttaaataaatataaacacaatCCACCAGAGATGATGCCAGTACAGGAATGGGCTGCAGAGCCCTCATCTAAGTTGGGGGCCCCCAATCAAACCGGGGCTCAAGGAGTCGACCTCCATGGGAGGATGTGGGGTAGGCTGTACCCCCATTCCCTTCAAACCTCCCATCCAGGGACACCTAAACTAGGCCCCTTTGGGAAAGGGCTCCTCCTTTTGTCTTGGAAACCAAAGGGCCTGGACAGTGGGAGTTCAGGAGGATTGGCCTGAAGGCCAGCTACGAGTGACTGGCAGGGCCAGGACTCAAACCCAGAgctcttttccattttatcctgGTCCGATCAGGGAAGACTCGGAGGAAGTCTGGGATTCAGATGATGGGACCTCCAGCAGTGGCAACAAAGGGGGACGAGGGTCTGAGTGTGCCCAGCCAGGGGAGGCCTCAGATGTCCCCGACGAGTTAAACCCTTGTGGCGGCCAGCTCTGCACCGCTGCCAGCTGGGGCAGGAAGGGAGGCCCTAGTTCCTGCTTCTCAGCTCCCACCCTTCCCAGGGTCCTCAGAGCTGGCCGGGCCACTCAGGCTGACCCAGAAGGAAACGGAACCTGGACAACAGGAGCGAGGCACTTCCTTCTAGCCTGGGGACCCTGAGGCTAATCCAGGCTCGGGCACCAGGGGGAGGAGCTGGGGAGAGGTGGTGCACATGCTGCCCCCCTCCTCAGCAGGGGCACCGACGCTAAGCCAACTTCAGCCTCCGACTCTAGTCCTGCCCAGCCCTGGGTCCATCCAAGCCACCCCTCTCAGAGCCCAAAAGGAGGGCATCAAATGCAACCACATCCTTAGTGATGGATGAGCGGTTTGTAAAGGCCCCAGCACAACTGGGAAAAACTTGAATGGCAGGTTGTTCCTCAAGCTtggggcctctgtttcctcatcagtaaaacaaaGGTGTTGGATGAGTTTGCCACAAGCTCGGCTGAGGTCACCGAAGTCTTCAGGTGACCCCTCGGAGCCGCACAAGGCTCCATTTATCTGATTTATCCCTATCCAGATCCTTAATCAGTGATTCTGGCTCCCAATCTGTAATTCACAGGGATTTAAGCTGCCTGGGACCAGCACTTGGCGCTCTGGAGAATGCTTTAGACATTAGCAGCCTTGTTACCCACTTCAAAGAACTAAGAACTTTTTCTGGAACAAAGGAAAGCTTCCATTTGTTTAAGAATTGCTTATTAAATACCTGCTGGGTATAAAACACAAACCCTAAAATTAACAAAGGTCATGAAACTGGGCATTGAGAAGGAATCCACCAACactcactttacagaggaggaaactgaggcccagagaggctgGGCACAGCAGCCACTCCCCCACCTCGGTTGATGCCGCTCTCCATCCTCCCCTGGTCTCAGTTGAACCAGATGACGAGGTGAGAAGGACCCTGGATTCTGCCCTCCACTTAGCGAGGAGCCCCTCCCTCCAAGCCCTGTCCCAACCTCAGAGGAGAGGTGGGGGATTCAAAGTAGGAAGCGAGGTGGCTAAAGACAGAGTCACTGACAGGATGGAACTTAGAACTtaagttccaatctggcctcagtcatctgccacactagctgtgtgaccataggcaggtcacttcaccctgactgcctcgcatccagcaccatctccagtcgtcctgctCCGTatctgactctggaggagaaagtgaggctggggacttggcacagcaaccccccccccatacttGTCACAGCCACACCTCCCTGCTGTTTGTTCTTTGAGGAAAGGACAAAACATCAAACAACCATCatctttaagtgacttgttcaaaatcCCACAGCTAAACAAATcagcagctggatttgaaccccggtcTTCCTGTCCTCAGATGCAGGGCACCATCCGCTGGGCTGCCAAGCTGAAGAAAATGGAGGAGTGGCACTGGGGGCCCAGGCCCAACAAGGCCTGTTCAGGCTTCATCTGTTTGGGCAGGCCCCCCAGGCCCCTCCCATTCTGTGTTTCTACGATGACTGGAGGCACCAAACCACTCAGGAAGCCCCTCCACACTGCCTGCCCCCACAGACCCCCACCCCAAGGGCTCTGGAGCCTCTGTAATGACAGAAGGGCTGCTCAGCATGGGTAGGGCCCTGAGCCAAGTCCTGTCTGACCACTGATGGGCCACCCTGGTCAAAAGGCTCCTTCTCAGGCCTGGCCGAGCCAGCAGGCAGAGCTGCAGCCGGCAGGGGCAGCTGGTGGCCCACCGGACAAAGAGGGAAACCGAGGTTCAGGAAGCTGAACCTAAGTTCCTTAGAGGCAGGGTGGAGAAGAGAGGCCTTGGCTGGATTCCTGGCCCCATGCctcggtttcctcttctgtaactCAAAAGGGTTATTAAACCAAATGGTCTCTGTTCTAGCTAGCTGTAAAATGTATGATCCTGTGGAGTCCAGGAAGCTCGTAAAAAATTAACCCCAAAGGGACCCCCCAACAGGGACCCCAGGAGCTGTGCTCCAGAGTGCTCCTCAGCTCTGGGAAGCCCACAGCTGGGGCAGTACCCGACCTAACAGGTGCCGGAGGGCCCAAGGGGCAAGATAGCACAGACGGATTGGATCAGGGAAGCTTTCGGGGACCCAGGGACCAGGTGAGGACCAAGCAGGACCCTGGGGGAGAAGGCAGAGGATGTGGAGAGGAGGATGTAAGAGGGCAAAGGAATCCCAGGCTGGGCTGGGGGAAGGGAAATGATAGCCCAGATGtggagaggaggatagaggggGCCTGGAGGAGGATTTCAGAGCTAAACTTCAGAGGCCTAGAGCTAGAGGAGACATTTGACTCCACCTCTTATTTCACAGGCAGGTCCTCGGGGCAGAGTGTCCCCCAAAGCCAGGGGTCTGCCCCCGCTCCCCTGGGACTTTGGGTCATCTCCCACCTCTAGaaaatgtggggggggggtaacGCAGAGCAGGGAGGCCATGAaatggttttttctcttttttttttttgttagagattggggttaagtaatttacctgAGGTCACAGCCGGCAAATGGCCGATGTCAGTCCAAATTCTGGTTCTCCTGGCTCCGGCTGGCGCTCTCATCAGCGCACAGATGGCCCAGGAGGTGAACGTGTTTTTAGAGATATGTggataattatatttcagtataattggtttcctttctgGTCCCTGAGCAGAGGGGCCTGAGCTCTGAGTCCCTGCCAGGCCCCCTGCCAACTCCAAGGCCTGTGATGACGCTCAGCGGATGCTCAGACGACACTTATTCGTGCCAGCTGAGTGGCTGCAAGTGGCTGGATCCTTATAAAGAACCTGAATACATAAGAGCCACCCCCTCCTCTTCCTGGAGAGGTTGCGGTGTGCCATCAAACGCAGGGGAGGCTGCACTGATTTTGTTCGCATGCTTTTCTTTGTTACGAGGTGAAGCTCCCACGGTTGGGGTGAAGGATGAACACCCCCAAATGAGCAATGCCCAATCAAAAGGCTCAAGCAAGTCATTCCCTtcctaggactcagtttccttgaaTGGTCCAGCCGTGCAGTTCTCTTCCAATTGTGAAATTCCACTTGGCCTGGTCAAAGCCACCCAGAGCTGCCCACGGACAGGGCAGGAGGGGCAAGATCACAACTGGAGCACAGGTCTGGccgccccctcccccatcctggCCAGACCCAAGACCCAAGACTCCAGGTGTCCTCCAAAGGGGGCCAAGTGGAAGAAGGGGCCCTTTGCCAGCAGCTGGGAGGCCTGAGCCCCACGCTGAGTCCCCCAGGCCCAGGAGCCAGAGCCCCTCACGCCTTTGATTTCTCAGTGACTGCCTGGGGGAGGCTGCCACCAAGCCCTGGATACCCTCCCAGGGGAGCACATGGGTCTCAGAAGTGGGTCTGACCCACACTCCTGGCAGGAGGTAACAAAGGCCTGGCTCCCTGGCGGGCTGCACCGGCACAGAAGAGGGGCATCTAATGAGATTTTCCACTCACTGGTCCAGCTCGGCTTTCCAGCCAATGGGGCTGGGCCCTACTCTGGGGCAGGAAGGGTTTTTGTTCCTTAATTAATGGGGAACCAGCAACCTGCCGGGCCTGAACAGCCAAAGAAAGGGCCCAGGCAGCCCGGGCCTGAGGGAGGTCTGGAGATGCTGGAGGCTGCTGCCAGACAGGAACCCTGCAGAGCCAAGTCTGGAGGGGTGCCAAGGTCAGCCAAAGGGCAAATGTGAAGGCGGCCAGGTGTATCATCCCCCGGACCTGGAGGCACATCCACCTCACCCCGGGCCAGCCCCTGGAAAGATGGCGACCGGCCCCCAGCTCCCCTCACCCAGACACCCTCCGGCAACTGGCAACTTCCCCAGGCTGGGCCCACGTCATCGCCCATTAAGCAGATCTGGTGTTTGGCAGGGCAGCGGCAATGACGCACTTACCCTCCGGCTCCCCTCCTCCTGCCTTCCTGCCAAGTGCCTCCCCTCCCTGGGCTCGGGGCCTCCAACCAGCCAGGCATCAGTCGGGAAGGAGGGCTACATCCACCCAGCTGAGGGACCTGCCCGGCTCTCTCATCCCAAGGCTGTGGAGGATGGAAAGGGGCTAGGGCTGAGTAGAGAGGGTccacagaaggaagaaagaggctGGCCAAGGGTACCCACCACTCCTGGGGGCAAAGGGGGGCAGTCAGGGCTGGGCTCTCACCATGGAGCTGGGGAGCCCTGCACCAGAAAGCAGGGTCCAAAGGCCCACCGTCCAGCAGCCAGCTGACCTCACAGCATCTCAGAGTGGGAAGGGCCACTCCGGAGGCGCTGGTTCAATTAATATCGAGCAGACAGATCCCTGTACCAATAGGTCAGTTGGCAGAAGGGCAGGCGCTAGGCCAAGTGTTAGAGCTACCAAGTCAGACAAAAGAGAGACAGGGCCTGCCCTCCAGGAACTAGGGAGCAGAGGGGGGAGGGCCGCCAGGAGCCTGCTGCTGAGGAAAGGTCTCTCTTGCTGTTAGGTCCCCAGCTGCCCCCTCCACCACCTCTTGGACAGGGCGGTCTAGGTGGCTGCCACTGGCGTCTCTTCAGACAGAGCTCTTCCAACTGGAGAACtgattctcctccagagctattttTAGACCGACCCACCTCCTCGCGGGCCAGGAGGCCCCTGCACCAGGGAGTGGGGGGCCGCATCAGCCCGGGCGTCGAGGCTGCGCAGCTGTGGCTGGGGCCGGCTCTGGATGcccaggagggagggagggagagggggagccGCATGCGTGGCAGTGGGGGAGGGCCGAGGGCCGGCTAGCGGCCTCTGAGCCTGACCGGCGGCGGGCAGTCTCCAAGCCCAGAACCACCTCCAGCCAGTCTCAGAGGGGGCCCCGGGTTACCCTTCAGCCAAGCCAGGGGGGAGCTCCCCAGTCCCAGGCAAGGGTGTAGGGGAGAGAactgtaccccaggagcagatGTGCTCAGAGATCTCCCCAGTAACACCGCCCCCAAGAACGTGAGGTAACATGTGGGACACAAGGCTTCTCTGAAAAAAATCGATCTTCCAAATGCAAGGACGCTTTCTTTTCTAAAAGTTCCGTTTTAGTGAAGGCTTACTGTGCTAGAAACCAGACGAAGTATGACGACCAGGCAGGACTGTGCACATCAAcagagacacccccccccaccatggcCAAATGAATGGAGATTTCCTCGAAGAGACAGGGTTCAAGGAACATTCTAGATGTTAACTCCTCCAATTCTAATGATATGAAGCAGCAGCAAAAGCACTTACCTGGGGTAGCTAgttagtgcagtggacagagcaccggccctggagtcaggagtacttgagttcaaatctgacctcagacacttaataattacttagctgtgtggccttgggcaagtcagttaaccccatggccttgtgaaaaccaaaaccaaaacaaacaaacaaaaaaaaaagtactgactCAGGGCTCCAAATTCCACAGAGACCCTGCAACAATCCCAAGACCTAAGTTCCCCATTTTACCAACGAGGTAGACCACAGGCAAGACCTTTGTCCTGCCCCAGGTAGACTACCTGGCTATGCCCTCCTGCCCCTTCAGACAGCTTAGTGGAGCCGACAGAGCCAGGGTCTGAAGCCAGGAGAGAATACGGGCTCAACAGCTGATGGCCACGTGGTCCAGGCCTCAGTTCTGAGCATTCGCACCAAGCAcctcttcacatgcttggagaaGACCCTCCTCTGATGGGTTTGAGTTTTCTGTTAACCTGGTTTAGCCTCCCGCCTAGGGGGATCCCAAGGGGGCTGCACCATGTGCTTCTTGGGGCCCCGGGCAGGACTGGTTGGCAGGTGGAGGCTACAGGTGATGAACAGCCCTCCAGTCGGAGATGTCATACCTCCCTGAAGACTAATCACCTGTTGTAGAAAGCAAGGAGGGTTGTTCAGAACAAACAAGGAGTTGAATGGGTGAAGGGCCGCAGCTGTCTTCAGCGTGGCTGGGGGATGCCGGGCAAAGTAGGGGGATCCCCTGAAGGGGCCGAGAGGCCCATTTCAGCTGGATGATGAGAAAACTCCCAACCAGAACTCTCCAAAAGAAGGAATGGGCCGAGCTCCCAGCAAGGGAGGCTGGAGAGCCTCCGGGGCCACTAGCCATCAGACAAAGCAATGTGCTTCTGAAGGAATGGAAAGGGAGCCAGGCTCAGAGGCccaggttcaagtcttgccttggATGCTTTTTAAGTCTCAAGTCTGAATCTAGAACACAGGTAGACCTTGGAGCACCATCTCCCAAAACCTCACGGCACATCTGTGTGAGTTTTGACAAGGGTGCTGCAGGCCTCTCTTCTTTTCTGACCATCTTTGTGAAAACACCAGCAAACACTTGGAGGGACAAAGAATAAGAGAGCAGCTTGGAGACCCCACTGTAGAACCTGAACAATCTCCCTCCAGGGCCAGGTTGGGAAAGGGGATTCCCAGGCCCCTCCTTTCGCTCCGGGCAGGCAGCATGGTGGGGGGCCTCCCTACATCCCACTCCCCAGGAATCTGTGAGATGTGTCCAGGCCTTAATGGGGAATCCTGGGGGACCCACAACCCCAAGGCGGGTGAGTgatgggaaaggagaagaggaggggcCCTAACTTGCTCCCACAAGCGCCACTGAGAAGAGATTCtccatgaaagagaaagaaataagggaaTGGCACATTCAAGGAAATCTCCTTGGAACTGTGTTTCTCCCTAGAAAAGGCCTGTTGAGCCAACCTGCAGTCAGGTCTGAATTccggggagggagggaggatctGATGAGGAGTGGTCAGCCACTGAGGAGGCAGACgtggagagaggaggggaaggaaggtcTCAGCCACACGGCCCCCCTGGGAGCCAGGAGCAGGCTGGCCCAGGCAGTGCCCTCCAGAGCTCCCAGTGCCTTGGGGCACAAGGCCCTCTGTGGGGAGGATCAGATGAGAGTGAGCAGGAGCCACCCAAGGGGCTCCCCAGCCCCCTCTTCCTCTTGCTCCAGGTGGGCAGCATGCTGGGGGGCCTTCCTCCATCCCACTCCCCAGGAATCT
This region includes:
- the BCAR1 gene encoding breast cancer anti-estrogen resistance protein 1 isoform X3; the protein is MTVLERNTQGLDGWWLCSLHGRQGIVPGNRLKILVGMYDKKQSGPGPGQPQPQSTLPSHPQGLYNVLSPASQYAPMHPAYQTQGDSVYLIPGPNKTQQGVYQVPPSGGQFQSPPAKQPLMYQKQTPHHQDIYQVPPSLNPTLDVYQVPPGPVSPPQDIYQVPPSAGMGQEIYQVPPSMDVRNWEGTKPPSKVVVPTRVGQAYVYESPKLEQDEYDIPRHLLSSGTQEIYDVPPTRGLLPSQYSQEVYDTPPMAVKGPTSRDPSLDIYDVPPSVEKSLQPPNHHMVYDIPPSVSKDVPDGPLREETYDVPPAFLKPKPFDPARHPLILAPSPIPATDPYPADDVYDVPPPAGKGAPAPAPAQEIYDVPPSLRKLGPAPPGSVYDVPRDLAPAGSRAASLEADGESVYDVPPQADREPRADGKRLSASSTGSTRSNLSSSSLDVVPVKEPAAGREPLPMDLDTAMEMLARLQHGVSASVAHLMSFVSGSGWREPDLLEPQIPRLRDAVGEVKGAVRELLEFARGAVGNATHSTDRALHAKLSKQLQKMEDVYQTLLAHGQALDGCQWALSALLVGGQPPGAPDNLDRFVTCSRGIPDDTKQLASFLHGNASLLFKRTKPPNSGAGPEAGGQLVPPSLYSQPAPPPGGGTPLDKASSIQSRPLPSPPKFTSQDSPDGQYENSEGGWMEDYDYVHLQGKEEFEKTQKELLEKGNIMRQGKGQLEQQQLKQFERLEQEVTRPIDHDLSNWTPSQPLAPGRPGGLGPSDRQLLLFYLEQCESNLTTLTNAVDAFFTAVATNQPPKIFVAHSKFVILSAHKLVFIGDTLSRQAKAPDVRSQVTHYSNLLCDMLKEIVVTTKTAALQYPSPTAAQDMVDRVKELGHSTQQFRRVLGQLAAV
- the BCAR1 gene encoding breast cancer anti-estrogen resistance protein 1 isoform X2 — encoded protein: MSVPNVLAKALYDNVAESPDELSFRKGDIMTVLERNTQGLDGWWLCSLHGRQGIVPGNRLKILVGMYDKKQSGPGPGQPQPQSTLPSHPQGLYNVLSPASQYAPMHPAYQTQGDSVYLIPGPNKTQQGVYQVPPSGGQFQSPPAKQPLMYQKQTPHHQDIYQVPPSLNPTLDVYQVPPGPVSPPQDIYQVPPSAGMGQEIYQVPPSMDVRNWEGTKPPSKVVVPTRVGQAYVYESPKLEQDEYDIPRHLLSSGTQEIYDVPPTRGLLPSQYSQEVYDTPPMAVKGPTSRDPSLDIYDVPPSVEKSLQPPNHHMVYDIPPSVSKDVPDGPLREETYDVPPAFLKPKPFDPARHPLILAPSPIPATDPYPADDVYDVPPPAGKGAPAPAPAQEIYDVPPSLRKLGPAPPGSVYDVPRDLAPAGSRAASLEADGESVYDVPPQADREPRADGKRLSASSTGSTRSNLSSSSLDVVPVKEPAAGREPLPMDLDTAMEMLARLQHGVSASVAHLMSFVSGSGWREPDLLEPQIPRLRDAVGEVKGAVRELLEFARGAVGNATHSTDRALHAKLSKQLQKMEDVYQTLLAHGQALDGCQWALSALLVGGQPPGAPDNLDRFVTCSRGIPDDTKQLASFLHGNASLLFKRTKPPNSGAGPEAGGQLVPPSLYSQPAPPPGGGTPLDKASSIQSRPLPSPPKFTSQDSPDGQYENSEGGWMEDYDYVHLQGKEEFEKTQKELLEKGNIMRQGKGQLEQQQLKQFERLEQEVTRPIDHDLSNWTPSQPLAPGRPGGLGPSDRQLLLFYLEQCESNLTTLTNAVDAFFTAVATNQPPKIFVAHSKFVILSAHKLVFIGDTLSRQAKAPDVRSQVTHYSNLLCDMLKEIVVTTKTAALQYPSPTAAQDMVDRVKELGHSTQQFRRVLGQLAAV
- the BCAR1 gene encoding breast cancer anti-estrogen resistance protein 1 isoform X1; translation: MNYLNVLAKALYDNVAESPDELSFRKGDIMTVLERNTQGLDGWWLCSLHGRQGIVPGNRLKILVGMYDKKQSGPGPGQPQPQSTLPSHPQGLYNVLSPASQYAPMHPAYQTQGDSVYLIPGPNKTQQGVYQVPPSGGQFQSPPAKQPLMYQKQTPHHQDIYQVPPSLNPTLDVYQVPPGPVSPPQDIYQVPPSAGMGQEIYQVPPSMDVRNWEGTKPPSKVVVPTRVGQAYVYESPKLEQDEYDIPRHLLSSGTQEIYDVPPTRGLLPSQYSQEVYDTPPMAVKGPTSRDPSLDIYDVPPSVEKSLQPPNHHMVYDIPPSVSKDVPDGPLREETYDVPPAFLKPKPFDPARHPLILAPSPIPATDPYPADDVYDVPPPAGKGAPAPAPAQEIYDVPPSLRKLGPAPPGSVYDVPRDLAPAGSRAASLEADGESVYDVPPQADREPRADGKRLSASSTGSTRSNLSSSSLDVVPVKEPAAGREPLPMDLDTAMEMLARLQHGVSASVAHLMSFVSGSGWREPDLLEPQIPRLRDAVGEVKGAVRELLEFARGAVGNATHSTDRALHAKLSKQLQKMEDVYQTLLAHGQALDGCQWALSALLVGGQPPGAPDNLDRFVTCSRGIPDDTKQLASFLHGNASLLFKRTKPPNSGAGPEAGGQLVPPSLYSQPAPPPGGGTPLDKASSIQSRPLPSPPKFTSQDSPDGQYENSEGGWMEDYDYVHLQGKEEFEKTQKELLEKGNIMRQGKGQLEQQQLKQFERLEQEVTRPIDHDLSNWTPSQPLAPGRPGGLGPSDRQLLLFYLEQCESNLTTLTNAVDAFFTAVATNQPPKIFVAHSKFVILSAHKLVFIGDTLSRQAKAPDVRSQVTHYSNLLCDMLKEIVVTTKTAALQYPSPTAAQDMVDRVKELGHSTQQFRRVLGQLAAV